In Thauera aromatica K172, one DNA window encodes the following:
- the rdgB gene encoding RdgB/HAM1 family non-canonical purine NTP pyrophosphatase — MPARLVLASNNAKKAAEMRALLAPLGIEVIPQSVFGVGEAEEPHPTFVENALAKARHAAAATGLAAVADDSGLCVEALGGAPGVHSARFAGEPKSDARNNALLLERLAAFPAPEQRRAYFYSAVVLVRHADDPRPLIADGEWHGQILPAVRGDGGFGYDPLFWLPELEQTAAELDAALKNTLSHRGAAMRHLLDRLRSHPL, encoded by the coding sequence ATGCCCGCCCGCCTCGTCCTCGCCAGCAACAACGCAAAGAAAGCCGCCGAAATGCGGGCGCTGCTCGCCCCCCTCGGCATCGAAGTGATTCCGCAATCGGTGTTCGGCGTCGGCGAAGCGGAAGAGCCGCACCCCACCTTCGTCGAAAACGCGCTCGCCAAGGCCCGCCACGCCGCCGCCGCCACCGGCCTGGCGGCAGTCGCCGACGACTCCGGGCTGTGCGTCGAAGCGCTCGGCGGCGCGCCCGGCGTGCATTCGGCGCGCTTTGCCGGCGAGCCCAAGTCCGACGCGCGCAACAACGCCCTGCTGCTCGAGCGGCTCGCCGCCTTCCCCGCCCCCGAGCAGCGCCGCGCCTACTTCTATTCCGCGGTGGTGCTGGTGCGCCACGCCGACGACCCGCGCCCGCTGATCGCCGACGGCGAATGGCACGGCCAGATCCTCCCTGCCGTGCGCGGCGACGGCGGCTTCGGCTACGATCCGCTGTTCTGGCTGCCCGAACTGGAACAGACCGCCGCCGAACTCGACGCAGCGCTGAAGAACACCCTCAGCCACCGCGGCGCGGCGATGCGCCACCTCCTCGACCGCCTGCGCAGCCACCCGCTGTAA
- a CDS encoding HD-GYP domain-containing protein, which translates to MNSFSRKAAFRIAAVSIVLAALASVAAWFVAREKAEESTVALAIEESQRLISHSGAIYRPDAAATEHAVQAAKAITGGLFDIAEIYDRNGLKLAETMTAEGEEVEPLLSSHGRPAYTRASYESINLADGRWVLRVFVPLRESLEAPRSAVTGYFEGVRVVPEWQQAQMRSDALGIAALVGLAALLCGAAIYPVVVNLSAENERRARDVLGAHLSTMEALGRAIAKRDSDTGGHNCRVAWIAIRLAEQLGVAGSDMQALIVGSFLHDIGKIAIPDAILLKPGKLDESEFSIMRTHVEQGEEIIGGIGWLEKARNVVSGHHEKWDGTGYPRRLEGLAIPLSARIFAVADVFDALCSKRPYKEAMGFDAAMAILERDAGRHFDPCVIDAFRQVSREIHDRLASCSDEDCRTLLDERVRSHFGLA; encoded by the coding sequence ATGAATTCTTTCAGCAGGAAGGCCGCATTCCGCATCGCCGCCGTCAGCATCGTTCTGGCTGCACTCGCGAGCGTGGCGGCGTGGTTCGTGGCCCGGGAGAAGGCGGAAGAGAGCACGGTGGCCCTTGCAATCGAGGAGTCGCAACGGCTGATCAGCCATTCCGGAGCCATTTACCGGCCGGATGCGGCGGCCACCGAACATGCCGTCCAGGCGGCGAAGGCCATCACCGGGGGGCTCTTCGATATTGCCGAGATATACGACCGCAACGGTCTGAAGCTGGCCGAGACGATGACGGCGGAAGGCGAAGAGGTTGAGCCCCTGCTGTCATCGCACGGCAGACCCGCCTATACCCGGGCGTCCTACGAAAGCATCAACCTTGCCGACGGGCGCTGGGTGCTGCGCGTGTTCGTGCCACTGCGCGAATCGCTGGAAGCCCCCCGCTCTGCCGTGACCGGCTACTTCGAAGGCGTCCGGGTCGTCCCCGAATGGCAGCAGGCGCAGATGCGCTCGGACGCGCTGGGGATTGCCGCGCTGGTCGGCTTGGCCGCCTTGCTGTGCGGCGCGGCCATCTACCCCGTCGTGGTGAATCTGTCTGCGGAAAACGAACGCCGGGCGCGCGACGTGCTCGGCGCCCACCTCTCGACGATGGAGGCGCTGGGGCGTGCGATCGCCAAACGTGATTCGGATACGGGAGGGCACAATTGCCGGGTGGCCTGGATCGCCATCAGGCTTGCCGAGCAGCTGGGTGTGGCGGGCAGCGACATGCAGGCGCTGATCGTCGGCAGCTTCCTCCACGACATCGGCAAGATCGCCATTCCCGATGCCATCCTGCTCAAGCCCGGAAAGCTCGATGAAAGCGAGTTCTCCATCATGCGCACCCATGTCGAGCAAGGGGAAGAAATCATCGGCGGGATCGGCTGGCTCGAAAAGGCGCGCAACGTCGTCTCCGGCCACCATGAAAAGTGGGATGGAACGGGCTACCCCCGCCGCCTGGAGGGGCTGGCGATTCCTCTTTCGGCGCGTATTTTCGCCGTGGCGGACGTGTTCGATGCGTTGTGTTCCAAGCGCCCTTACAAAGAGGCGATGGGGTTTGATGCGGCCATGGCGATTCTGGAAAGGGACGCAGGCCGCCACTTCGATCCCTGTGTGATTGATGCATTCCGGCAGGTCTCGCGGGAAATCCACGACCGTCTGGCGTCCTGCTCCGACGAGGATTGCAGGACCTTGCTCGATGAGCGGGTTCGCTCGCATTTCGGCCTGGCTTGA
- a CDS encoding serine/threonine-protein kinase, with protein sequence MKTAILAPPKTPSQASPLPAGCALERYRIERPLSRGGFSTVYLAHDETGTPVAVKEYLPGALVQRDAGEIEPRVTDAQRAVFFRGMKCFFEEGRALARLDHPNVTRVLNFFRANGTVYMVMRFEHGRTLHDTSRHHRGALPEVFVRTLFARLLNGLREVHAHRLLHLDLKPTNIHLRPDGTPVLLDFGAARQILHADQAVLEPIFTPGFAAPEQHDRGAPLGPWTDIYGVGASLYATLAGAAPPRADERRRTDSLVPLARTRADYSADLLELVDHCLRLDPLARPQSVPALQKALRRPPTPAPRPPRPSLLRGCVKALAAGR encoded by the coding sequence GTGAAGACCGCGATTCTAGCGCCCCCGAAGACCCCGTCTCAAGCCAGCCCGCTGCCGGCGGGCTGCGCGCTCGAGCGCTACCGCATCGAACGCCCGCTGTCGCGGGGCGGCTTTTCGACCGTCTATCTGGCCCACGACGAGACCGGCACTCCGGTCGCGGTCAAGGAATACCTGCCGGGCGCGCTGGTGCAGCGCGACGCCGGCGAGATCGAGCCACGGGTGACGGACGCCCAGCGCGCCGTCTTCTTCCGCGGCATGAAGTGCTTTTTCGAGGAAGGGCGCGCACTGGCCCGGCTGGATCACCCCAACGTGACCCGGGTGCTCAATTTCTTCCGCGCCAACGGTACCGTTTACATGGTGATGCGCTTCGAGCACGGCCGCACCCTGCACGACACCAGCCGCCACCACCGCGGCGCGCTGCCGGAAGTCTTCGTCCGCACGCTGTTCGCGCGCCTGCTCAACGGCCTGCGCGAAGTCCATGCGCACCGCCTGCTGCATCTCGACCTCAAGCCGACGAACATCCACCTGCGCCCCGACGGCACCCCGGTGCTGCTCGATTTCGGCGCCGCGCGCCAGATCCTGCACGCCGACCAGGCCGTGCTCGAACCGATCTTCACGCCCGGCTTCGCCGCCCCCGAACAGCACGACCGCGGCGCGCCCCTGGGCCCGTGGACCGACATCTACGGCGTCGGCGCGAGCCTCTACGCCACGCTCGCCGGCGCCGCGCCGCCGCGCGCCGACGAGCGCCGCCGGACGGATTCCCTCGTGCCGCTGGCGCGGACCCGGGCCGACTACAGCGCCGACCTGCTCGAGCTCGTCGACCACTGCCTGCGGCTCGACCCCCTGGCCCGCCCGCAAAGCGTCCCTGCGCTGCAAAAGGCGCTGCGCCGCCCCCCCACGCCGGCCCCCCGCCCGCCCCGGCCCAGTCTGCTGCGTGGATGCGTCAAGGCCCTGGCCGCCGGCCGCTGA
- a CDS encoding TonB-dependent receptor translates to MKYKQLAALSAALGAAFAAAAETLPVLGEVSVTATREARPLGETPATVSAVKEETLAATRPAHPKDVLNQVPGVWISNLSGEGHSTAIRQPLTTAAVYLYLEDGIPTRSTGFFNHNALYEINVPQSGGLEVSKGPGSALYGSDAIGGTINVLTRTPPVGPEFELGGEAGAHGWGRVLASGGDADADDAWRASLNLTHSDGWQRDAGYDRRAGTLRWDRALADDAMLKTVLSFSSVDQQHVGSLNRAEFHHAPRSNNIPFSFREVDAFRLSTAFERESATTLLSVTPYFRDNRMKIIPSWTVSYDPNRYRTENQSFGFLSKYRMDFVPLRARLIAGFDVDYSPGSRDEDSIALTRTTNAFGGTSYRLDRAVAAVQIYRYDVTFRALSPYLHGEISPLERLRVTAGVRYDDMQYDYTNEFNGGAAGATQGVAGPFPGNGWYGHAASTKVGYHHLSPKLGATWAFTEQLSGFVSYSNAFRAPSESQVFRGSRESSAARAQAQAESLLKLKPVIVDSFETGLRGHAGSLSYELSLYHMTKKDDIVSFQDPLTNQRTAVNAGETLHRGVEAGLGLALARDWRLDASLSYAKHTYETWVVSGTANFNGKEMETAPRLLANTRLSYAPAAMNGGRVQLEWFRLGSYWRDAANTSKYDGHDLFNLRASVPFAKGFEAYASVTNLFDRRHAETSSLSSGAASYTAGLPRTVYAGLQAKW, encoded by the coding sequence GTGAAATACAAGCAGCTTGCCGCCCTGAGTGCGGCCCTCGGCGCCGCGTTCGCCGCCGCCGCCGAAACCCTGCCCGTGCTGGGCGAAGTCAGCGTCACCGCGACGCGCGAGGCGCGCCCGCTCGGCGAGACCCCGGCCACGGTGTCCGCAGTGAAGGAAGAGACCCTCGCCGCAACCCGCCCGGCGCACCCGAAGGACGTGCTCAACCAGGTCCCCGGGGTGTGGATCAGCAACCTGTCGGGCGAAGGCCACTCCACCGCGATCCGCCAGCCGCTGACCACCGCCGCGGTCTACCTCTATCTGGAGGACGGCATTCCGACGCGCTCGACCGGCTTCTTCAACCACAACGCGCTGTACGAAATCAACGTGCCGCAATCGGGCGGGCTGGAAGTCTCGAAAGGCCCGGGCAGCGCGCTCTACGGTTCGGACGCGATCGGCGGCACGATCAACGTGCTCACGCGCACGCCGCCTGTCGGGCCCGAGTTCGAGCTCGGTGGCGAGGCCGGCGCGCACGGCTGGGGCCGGGTGTTGGCGAGCGGCGGCGACGCCGATGCGGACGACGCCTGGCGTGCCAGCCTGAACCTGACCCACAGCGATGGCTGGCAGCGCGACGCCGGCTACGACCGCCGCGCCGGCACCCTGCGCTGGGACCGCGCGCTGGCCGACGACGCGATGCTGAAGACCGTGTTGTCCTTCTCCAGCGTCGACCAGCAGCACGTCGGCAGCCTGAACCGGGCCGAGTTCCACCACGCGCCGCGCAGCAACAACATCCCGTTCTCCTTCCGTGAAGTCGATGCCTTCCGCCTGTCGACCGCCTTCGAGCGCGAGAGCGCCACCACCCTGCTGTCGGTGACGCCCTACTTCCGCGACAACCGGATGAAGATCATCCCGAGCTGGACGGTCAGCTACGACCCCAACCGTTACCGGACCGAGAACCAGTCCTTCGGCTTCCTGAGCAAGTACCGGATGGATTTCGTGCCGCTGCGCGCGCGCCTCATCGCCGGCTTCGATGTCGACTACAGCCCCGGCTCGCGCGACGAGGATTCGATCGCCCTGACGCGCACGACCAACGCCTTCGGCGGCACCTCCTACCGCCTCGACCGTGCCGTGGCGGCGGTGCAGATCTATCGCTACGACGTCACCTTCCGCGCCCTCTCGCCTTATCTTCACGGTGAAATCTCGCCGCTCGAGCGTCTGCGCGTCACTGCCGGAGTGCGTTACGACGACATGCAGTACGACTACACGAACGAGTTCAACGGCGGTGCGGCCGGCGCCACCCAGGGCGTGGCGGGACCTTTCCCGGGGAACGGCTGGTACGGCCACGCGGCCAGCACCAAGGTCGGCTACCACCACCTCAGCCCGAAGCTGGGCGCCACCTGGGCGTTCACCGAGCAGCTGAGCGGCTTCGTGTCCTACAGCAACGCCTTCCGTGCGCCCTCCGAAAGCCAGGTCTTCCGCGGCAGCCGCGAGTCCAGCGCGGCGCGCGCCCAGGCCCAGGCCGAATCGCTGCTGAAGCTCAAGCCGGTCATCGTCGACAGCTTCGAGACCGGCCTGCGCGGCCATGCGGGCAGCCTCAGCTACGAACTGTCCCTTTATCACATGACCAAGAAGGACGACATCGTCAGCTTCCAGGACCCGCTCACCAACCAGCGCACCGCGGTCAATGCCGGCGAGACCCTGCACCGCGGCGTCGAGGCCGGCCTCGGCCTGGCGCTGGCGCGCGACTGGCGGCTCGATGCCAGCCTGTCCTACGCCAAGCACACCTACGAAACCTGGGTCGTATCGGGTACCGCAAATTTCAACGGCAAGGAGATGGAAACCGCGCCGCGCCTGCTCGCCAACACCCGCCTGAGCTACGCGCCGGCGGCGATGAACGGCGGGCGCGTGCAGCTCGAATGGTTCCGCCTCGGCAGCTACTGGCGCGACGCCGCCAACACCAGCAAGTACGACGGCCACGACCTCTTCAACCTGCGCGCGAGCGTCCCCTTCGCCAAGGGCTTCGAGGCCTACGCCAGCGTCACCAACCTGTTCGACCGCCGCCACGCCGAGACTTCGAGCCTGTCGAGCGGTGCAGCCAGCTACACCGCCGGCCTGCCGCGCACCGTCTATGCCGGCCTGCAGGCGAAATGGTGA
- the rph gene encoding ribonuclease PH has protein sequence MRPSQRQPDQLRPVRLTRGFTCHAEGSVLVEFGATRVLCTASVEDSVPAFLRGKGQGWLTAEYGMLPRATHTRSAREAAKGKQSGRTQEIQRLIGRSLRAVVDLAALGERQIVIDCDVLQADGGTRTAAITGACVAVHDALVGLVAAGKLARNPMREFVAAVSVGIHDGVPVLDLDYAEDSACDTDMNVVMTEGGGLIEVQGTAEGAAFSRAELDALLDLAELGGRHLFELQRAAVHGG, from the coding sequence ATGCGACCCAGCCAGCGCCAGCCCGACCAACTCCGCCCCGTCCGCCTCACCCGCGGCTTCACCTGCCACGCCGAAGGTTCGGTGCTGGTCGAATTCGGCGCCACCCGCGTGCTGTGCACCGCCAGCGTCGAAGACAGCGTGCCCGCCTTCCTCCGCGGCAAGGGCCAGGGCTGGCTCACCGCCGAGTACGGCATGCTGCCGCGCGCCACCCATACCCGCAGCGCGCGCGAGGCGGCCAAAGGCAAGCAGAGCGGCCGCACCCAGGAAATCCAGCGCCTGATCGGGCGCAGCCTGCGCGCGGTGGTCGACCTCGCCGCACTCGGCGAACGTCAGATCGTCATCGACTGCGACGTGCTCCAGGCCGACGGCGGTACCCGCACCGCAGCCATCACCGGCGCCTGCGTCGCGGTGCACGACGCCCTCGTCGGCCTCGTCGCCGCCGGCAAGCTCGCCCGCAACCCGATGCGCGAGTTCGTCGCCGCGGTGTCGGTCGGCATCCACGACGGCGTGCCGGTGCTCGACCTCGACTACGCCGAAGACTCGGCCTGCGACACCGACATGAACGTGGTGATGACCGAGGGCGGCGGCCTCATCGAAGTGCAGGGCACCGCCGAAGGCGCGGCGTTTTCGCGCGCCGAGCTCGACGCCCTGCTCGATCTCGCCGAACTCGGCGGCCGCCACCTGTTCGAACTGCAGCGTGCCGCCGTGCACGGCGGCTGA
- a CDS encoding sialidase family protein, translated as MMKGLLSRCGRRLLGVALAFAIVGAALANGGHAAADRPAKAARPELGTSAAVAPDGSWYAVASRDGHVVLHRSTDAGQHWVEAAVVNHVPEAIAADGENRPQLAFAADGAVLVSWARRFEERFTGDVRFARAADGLHFNEPVTVHRDRSIVGHSFNAMRVMGDGRVVLAWIDGRDGAAARREGGDYRGSAIYAALSDDGGRSFRPEVKLVDHSCQCCRLALTEDVDGAPLLLWRHVFAPNERDHALARLDADGTMAPLARATFDRWQIDACPHHGPALAVAADGSRHAVWFNQREGVGRVFYGRLSAGAVEGQRAVGGPRAAHADIALAGARLAIVWKEFDGERTRLFAELSDDGGRSFRSQELAATAGASDQPRLLRRDETLFAFWRTADEGMKGYELR; from the coding sequence ATGATGAAAGGATTGCTTTCACGCTGCGGCCGTCGCCTGCTCGGCGTCGCGCTGGCCTTCGCCATCGTCGGTGCCGCCCTTGCTAACGGCGGCCACGCTGCGGCGGACAGGCCGGCGAAGGCGGCGCGGCCCGAACTCGGCACCAGCGCCGCGGTCGCGCCCGACGGCAGCTGGTACGCGGTCGCCAGCCGCGACGGCCATGTCGTGCTCCACCGCAGCACCGATGCCGGCCAGCACTGGGTCGAAGCGGCGGTGGTCAACCACGTCCCGGAGGCGATCGCGGCCGACGGCGAGAACCGGCCGCAGCTCGCCTTCGCCGCCGACGGCGCGGTGCTGGTGTCGTGGGCGCGCCGCTTCGAGGAGCGTTTCACCGGCGACGTCCGCTTCGCGCGCGCCGCCGACGGCCTGCACTTCAACGAGCCGGTGACCGTGCATCGCGATCGCAGCATCGTCGGCCACAGCTTCAACGCGATGCGGGTGATGGGCGACGGCCGGGTGGTGCTGGCCTGGATCGACGGCCGTGACGGTGCCGCAGCCAGGCGCGAGGGCGGCGACTACCGCGGCTCGGCGATCTATGCCGCGCTGTCCGACGACGGCGGACGCAGCTTCCGGCCCGAAGTGAAGCTCGTCGACCACAGCTGCCAGTGCTGCCGGCTGGCGCTGACCGAGGACGTCGACGGTGCGCCGCTGCTGCTGTGGCGCCACGTCTTCGCGCCCAACGAGCGCGACCACGCGCTCGCCCGTCTCGACGCCGACGGCACGATGGCGCCGCTTGCGCGCGCGACCTTCGACCGCTGGCAGATCGACGCCTGCCCGCACCATGGCCCGGCGCTGGCGGTCGCCGCCGACGGCAGCCGCCATGCAGTGTGGTTCAATCAGCGCGAGGGCGTGGGGCGGGTGTTCTACGGCCGCCTCAGCGCCGGCGCGGTCGAAGGTCAGCGTGCGGTCGGCGGGCCGCGCGCCGCGCATGCCGACATCGCCCTTGCCGGTGCGCGCCTTGCCATCGTGTGGAAGGAGTTCGACGGCGAGCGCACCCGGCTTTTCGCCGAACTCTCCGACGATGGCGGGCGCAGCTTCCGCAGCCAGGAACTGGCCGCCACCGCGGGTGCGTCCGACCAGCCGCGCCTGTTGCGCCGGGACGAGACCCTGTTCGCATTCTGGCGCACCGCCGATGAAGGCATGAAGGGGTATGAACTGCGATGA
- a CDS encoding YicC/YloC family endoribonuclease, translating into MIHSMTGFAVQNRDLGSVSLHLELRSVNSRYLDLGFRIVDDLRQAEPAIRERLAARLGRGKVECRLNLQAGPGAARGLALNAALLDQLAEAEAGLRARFADAAPLSVHELLRWPGMLADDSLGFDEMLPAIVALTEAAVDELVASRRREGDKLAAMIRERVVRMRELVAVATPRMPAVVLEYQERLTAKLRDAVASLDEDRIRQEVALYAQRIDVAEELSRLVTHLDEVERILKAGGAAGKRLDFLMQELNREANTLASKSPATDITAIAMEMKVLIEQMREQVQNIE; encoded by the coding sequence ATGATCCACAGCATGACCGGCTTCGCGGTGCAGAACCGCGACCTGGGCAGCGTCAGCCTCCACCTCGAGCTGCGCAGCGTCAATTCCCGCTACCTCGATCTCGGCTTTCGCATCGTCGACGACCTGCGCCAGGCCGAACCGGCGATCCGCGAACGCCTGGCCGCGCGCCTCGGCCGGGGCAAGGTGGAGTGCCGGCTGAACCTGCAGGCCGGGCCCGGCGCCGCGCGCGGGCTGGCGCTCAACGCCGCCCTCCTCGACCAGCTCGCCGAGGCCGAGGCCGGCCTGCGTGCCCGTTTTGCCGATGCCGCGCCGCTGTCGGTTCATGAACTGCTGCGCTGGCCGGGCATGCTCGCCGACGACAGCCTCGGCTTCGACGAGATGCTGCCGGCGATCGTCGCCCTCACCGAGGCCGCGGTCGACGAACTGGTCGCCAGCCGCCGCCGCGAAGGCGACAAGCTCGCCGCCATGATCCGCGAGCGCGTCGTGCGGATGCGAGAGCTGGTCGCCGTCGCCACCCCGCGCATGCCGGCGGTGGTGCTCGAATACCAGGAGCGCCTCACCGCCAAGCTGCGCGACGCGGTCGCCAGCCTGGACGAGGACCGCATCCGCCAGGAAGTCGCGCTCTACGCCCAGCGCATCGACGTCGCCGAAGAGCTCTCCCGCCTCGTCACCCATCTCGACGAGGTCGAACGCATCCTCAAGGCCGGCGGCGCCGCCGGCAAACGCCTCGACTTCCTGATGCAGGAACTCAACCGCGAGGCCAACACCCTGGCCTCGAAGTCCCCCGCCACCGACATCACCGCGATCGCGATGGAAATGAAGGTGCTGATCGAGCAGATGCGCGAGCAGGTGCAGAACATCGAGTGA
- a CDS encoding TlpA family protein disulfide reductase, whose protein sequence is MKTNRLKKNAATALAAVLAAVLLGWAPPGAAATMTAGVPAAAGAAAMPPAAPAFVSLDAAGARRLVAPAAHRAPTILALWSAECVHCKKNLALFAAMAQAEPGLRLITLAVEPAEPQLGAILDRFGVPGERFAYGDEAPERLAFAIDPDWRGELPRTLLFDGRGGATAVSGVLGEARVRELLGLGAAGGAAR, encoded by the coding sequence ATGAAGACGAACCGCCTGAAGAAAAATGCGGCAACCGCGCTGGCTGCCGTGCTCGCAGCCGTCTTGCTGGGCTGGGCGCCGCCGGGCGCTGCGGCCACGATGACGGCGGGCGTGCCCGCCGCGGCGGGTGCCGCTGCGATGCCTCCCGCCGCACCGGCTTTCGTCAGCCTCGATGCGGCCGGCGCGCGCCGCCTCGTCGCGCCTGCCGCCCACCGCGCGCCGACCATCCTGGCGCTGTGGTCGGCCGAGTGCGTGCATTGCAAGAAGAACCTTGCCCTGTTCGCGGCGATGGCGCAGGCCGAGCCCGGCCTACGCCTGATCACGCTCGCCGTGGAACCGGCCGAGCCGCAGCTGGGCGCGATCCTCGACCGTTTCGGCGTGCCCGGCGAGCGTTTTGCCTATGGCGACGAGGCCCCCGAGCGCCTGGCCTTCGCCATCGATCCGGACTGGCGCGGCGAGCTGCCGCGCACGCTATTGTTCGACGGTCGCGGCGGGGCGACGGCGGTATCGGGCGTGCTCGGCGAGGCGCGGGTGCGCGAACTGCTCGGCCTGGGCGCGGCGGGGGGCGCCGCCCGCTAA
- a CDS encoding DUF2946 domain-containing protein, with the protein MRGRPLMTASARTLTAWIATFAMLVAALAPALSQAAYRASGDAMWLEICTAYGIEHVAAAGGAQDPADDAERPLKPCAFCSLFASALPVPWGAAGVPAAPQGADVVAAFTLHAPRPRLPWAASRPRAPPAYA; encoded by the coding sequence TTGCGTGGCCGTCCACTGATGACCGCCTCCGCCCGCACGCTCACCGCCTGGATCGCGACCTTCGCGATGCTGGTGGCGGCGCTCGCGCCGGCGTTGTCGCAAGCGGCCTATCGCGCCTCGGGCGACGCGATGTGGCTGGAGATCTGCACCGCCTACGGCATCGAGCATGTCGCCGCCGCCGGCGGCGCGCAGGACCCGGCCGACGATGCGGAGCGCCCGCTCAAGCCCTGTGCCTTCTGCAGCCTGTTCGCCAGCGCGCTGCCCGTGCCCTGGGGCGCGGCGGGCGTGCCGGCGGCGCCCCAGGGTGCGGACGTCGTTGCCGCGTTCACCCTCCACGCGCCACGGCCCCGTCTGCCGTGGGCCGCCTCCCGTCCACGCGCACCGCCCGCGTACGCCTGA
- a CDS encoding EcsC family protein, whose amino-acid sequence MLSTDDLEALARAHRLLDSPSLAARLSGFIGSPLERGLARLPQAWRARVGALAHDALLRALAAAAKTLKAEADSASPRLHKLLGSVSGGAGGAFGLAGLTVEIPLSTILIMRAILDIARAEGEDIGTAGARLAALEVFALGSHAPSDDAADAGYYAVRAALASGVSEAARHLAEKGLSAEGAPALVRLITLVAARYKVQLTQKAAGMLVPGIGAAAGAAINLMFMNHFQDVSRGHFTVRRLERRYGADAVHAAWQVLDAHRGTPRP is encoded by the coding sequence ATGCTCTCCACCGACGACCTCGAAGCCCTCGCCCGGGCCCACCGGCTGCTCGACAGCCCCAGCCTTGCCGCACGGCTGAGCGGCTTCATCGGCAGCCCGCTCGAACGCGGCCTGGCACGCCTGCCGCAAGCCTGGCGCGCCCGCGTCGGCGCGCTCGCCCACGACGCCCTGCTGCGTGCGCTCGCGGCGGCGGCGAAAACGCTGAAGGCGGAAGCGGACAGCGCCTCGCCGCGCCTGCACAAGCTGCTCGGCTCGGTCAGCGGCGGTGCCGGCGGCGCCTTCGGCCTCGCCGGGCTGACGGTGGAAATTCCGCTGTCGACGATCCTGATCATGCGCGCCATCCTCGACATCGCGCGCGCCGAAGGCGAGGACATCGGCACCGCCGGTGCGCGCCTGGCGGCGCTCGAAGTGTTCGCCCTCGGCAGCCACGCGCCCAGCGACGATGCCGCCGATGCTGGCTATTACGCGGTCCGTGCGGCGCTCGCCAGCGGCGTCAGCGAGGCCGCCCGCCACCTCGCCGAAAAGGGCTTGAGCGCCGAAGGCGCGCCCGCGCTGGTGCGCCTGATCACGCTCGTCGCCGCGCGCTACAAGGTCCAGCTCACGCAGAAGGCCGCCGGCATGCTGGTGCCGGGCATCGGCGCCGCCGCCGGCGCCGCAATCAACCTGATGTTCATGAACCACTTCCAGGACGTCAGCCGCGGCCACTTCACCGTGCGCCGGCTCGAACGCCGCTACGGCGCGGACGCGGTGCACGCCGCGTGGCAGGTGCTGGACGCGCACAGGGGCACGCCGCGGCCCTGA
- a CDS encoding DsbA family oxidoreductase: protein MILDIDLVSDFVCPWCFLGKTRLDHALAELRASRPDLEVRVNWLPFFLNPDTPAAGEPYRAFLDAKFGGPIKAEAALDRVREAAAADGLDYAFERIQTRPNTLDAHRLMYRAQAAGRKPAHIQALAQALFAAHFQEGRDIGDADTLADIATACGDRRDAVTAYLAGKTDVDKVRRMAEGVRRQGIDGVPFFILNRKLAVSGAQSTAILGATILQSLETAKPS from the coding sequence ATGATCCTCGACATCGACCTCGTTTCCGACTTCGTCTGCCCCTGGTGCTTCCTCGGCAAGACCCGCCTCGACCACGCCCTCGCCGAACTCCGCGCCAGCCGCCCCGACCTCGAAGTCCGGGTGAACTGGCTGCCCTTCTTCCTCAACCCGGACACGCCGGCGGCGGGCGAGCCCTACCGCGCCTTCCTCGACGCGAAATTCGGCGGCCCGATCAAGGCCGAGGCGGCGCTCGACCGCGTGCGCGAGGCGGCCGCGGCGGACGGGCTGGACTACGCCTTCGAACGCATCCAGACCCGCCCCAACACCCTCGACGCGCACCGCCTGATGTACCGGGCGCAGGCCGCGGGGCGCAAGCCGGCCCACATCCAGGCCCTGGCCCAGGCCTTGTTCGCCGCCCATTTCCAGGAAGGGCGGGACATCGGCGATGCGGACACGCTGGCCGACATCGCCACCGCCTGCGGCGACCGTCGCGACGCCGTGACGGCCTACCTCGCCGGCAAGACGGACGTCGACAAAGTCCGGCGCATGGCCGAGGGCGTGCGCCGGCAGGGCATCGACGGCGTGCCTTTTTTCATCCTCAACCGCAAGCTCGCAGTGTCCGGCGCGCAATCAACCGCGATCCTGGGGGCGACGATCCTGCAGTCGCTGGAAACGGCCAAACCCTCCTGA